From Thermoplasmata archaeon, a single genomic window includes:
- the acs gene encoding acetate--CoA ligase, which produces MKNEIKKEDKTKENETLPTDQIHTPSSERYRSVIKKSMENPEEFWSDAAQIINWYKKWDKVLDDSNPPFYKWFTGGKLNITYNALDRHVNSGKRNVAAFIWIAEDGSEQIVTYEGLYHRVNTFARALLDMGLKRGDVILIYLPMILELPVAMLAAARIGVTFSVVYSGFGAQAIADRIKDSGAKLVITADGGYRRGKIIELKKIVDEALTFTSTIQQVIVVKRTGKDINIVEGRDYWWNDVANNINAKVTPEEMDSNDPLYILYTSGTTGKPKGAIHSTGGYAVYVANTLRWAFDPKPDDRWWCAADIGWVTGHSYIVFAPLILGLTSIMYEGAIDFPEPDRMWAIIEKYKVNILYTTPTALRMLMKFGDNYPLRHNLDSLRVLGTVGEPINPAAWQWYYNVIGKSKCPIVDTYWQTETGGFVISPALAFGFESLKSGSATYPMPGIDPVILDENGKEVPTGSKGYLVFKKPWPGLMLTINKDPERFKNVYFSKFPGMYMTGDYAMKDEDGYFWLLGRADEVLKVSGHRIGTIEIEDALVGISNIAEAAVFGKPDEVKGDAIVAFVTLKSGADFTPNIVNEIKLQIRERLGPIMVPEEIHPVKLLPKTRSGKIMRRVVKAVYLNNLPGDITTLEDGASLDEIKSAIESFKKEVT; this is translated from the coding sequence ATGAAAAACGAAATAAAAAAAGAGGATAAAACAAAAGAAAATGAAACATTACCTACAGATCAGATACATACTCCATCCTCCGAGCGTTATCGTTCAGTGATAAAAAAATCTATGGAAAATCCAGAGGAATTCTGGAGCGATGCAGCTCAAATTATAAACTGGTATAAAAAATGGGACAAAGTCTTAGATGATTCTAATCCACCATTTTACAAATGGTTTACTGGCGGAAAATTGAACATTACTTACAATGCCCTGGACAGACATGTAAATAGCGGAAAAAGAAATGTCGCTGCATTTATATGGATTGCAGAAGACGGATCAGAACAAATAGTTACTTATGAAGGGCTATACCATAGAGTAAACACGTTTGCTAGAGCTCTGTTAGACATGGGCCTAAAAAGAGGAGATGTGATTCTCATATATCTGCCAATGATCTTGGAGCTGCCAGTGGCGATGCTTGCCGCTGCCAGAATCGGTGTAACTTTTTCAGTAGTATATTCAGGATTCGGAGCGCAGGCGATAGCAGACAGGATAAAAGACTCAGGTGCGAAACTTGTGATAACAGCAGATGGTGGATACAGACGTGGAAAGATCATAGAATTGAAGAAAATTGTAGATGAGGCACTAACATTTACGTCTACCATTCAACAAGTGATCGTTGTGAAGAGAACTGGCAAGGATATTAACATAGTAGAAGGAAGAGATTATTGGTGGAACGATGTAGCAAACAATATCAATGCCAAGGTAACTCCAGAAGAGATGGACTCTAATGATCCTTTATACATACTCTACACCTCAGGAACCACAGGAAAACCAAAAGGAGCTATACACAGTACAGGTGGGTATGCGGTATACGTTGCAAATACTCTTAGATGGGCTTTTGATCCAAAACCTGACGATAGATGGTGGTGTGCTGCAGATATAGGATGGGTCACAGGGCATAGCTATATTGTATTTGCACCGCTTATTCTTGGATTGACCTCAATTATGTACGAAGGTGCAATAGACTTTCCCGAACCTGATCGAATGTGGGCAATAATTGAAAAATACAAAGTAAACATACTTTACACTACTCCAACAGCTCTGAGAATGCTCATGAAATTTGGTGATAACTACCCTCTTAGACATAACTTAGATTCATTACGAGTTTTAGGAACTGTAGGTGAACCGATTAATCCGGCAGCATGGCAATGGTATTATAATGTGATAGGAAAATCAAAGTGCCCAATAGTAGATACATATTGGCAAACAGAGACTGGCGGTTTTGTCATATCTCCTGCATTAGCGTTTGGTTTCGAGTCTTTAAAATCTGGTTCAGCTACGTATCCTATGCCTGGGATAGATCCTGTAATACTGGATGAGAATGGCAAAGAGGTTCCAACAGGATCTAAAGGGTATCTGGTGTTTAAAAAGCCATGGCCAGGGCTAATGTTGACAATTAATAAAGATCCAGAACGTTTTAAAAATGTCTATTTTTCAAAGTTCCCGGGAATGTATATGACTGGAGACTATGCAATGAAAGATGAAGATGGATATTTCTGGTTATTAGGCAGAGCTGACGAGGTCTTGAAAGTGTCAGGTCACAGAATAGGCACGATAGAGATAGAAGATGCACTTGTGGGAATCAGTAATATTGCTGAAGCTGCAGTATTCGGCAAACCAGATGAGGTAAAAGGTGATGCAATAGTGGCATTTGTAACTTTGAAAAGCGGTGCAGACTTTACACCCAACATAGTTAATGAAATTAAGTTACAGATCCGAGAGAGATTAGGGCCAATAATGGTACCTGAAGAGATACATCCAGTAAAGTTATTGCCTAAAACAAGGAGCGGAAAGATTATGAGAAGAGTAGTTAAAGCAGTGTATCTAAACAATCTACCAGGCGATATAACGACACTGGAAGATGGAGCATCACTAGACGAGATAAAATCTGCAATAGAATCATTTAAAAAAGAGGTGACATAA
- the priS gene encoding DNA primase catalytic subunit PriS yields MNPNVIKEFENYYKNLKVHLPPRFTAREFGFMFFDKDYVSRHIKFSREVEVRDFLITRVPSHAYYSTAYYKVPDANSMDEKLWLGADLVFDLDADHVPSAKDKTYEQMLENIKEELKKLVNNFLISDFGLNENAINIFFSGGRGYHVHIRKDDFISLKSKERREIVSYIRGSGLTRSDLFSEHVKNKKGEKSISFVSMSEYGWSGKFAKQSREYLKSLLSDYESGNIEKIKDQISEHPEISDPAVKELFEDNGKKVKMILNTGSFDVLSYKTAKFLSDLLETKVFASMKGEIDEPVTTDIHRLIRLPGSLHGKTGFVVTAVKYKDLDSFEPLVDAIAPVFINRYMKIRMLQPLQIKINDENFDLKESEIIDAPVYLAVFCALRNIAEIV; encoded by the coding sequence GTGAATCCAAACGTTATTAAAGAATTCGAAAATTACTATAAAAATTTAAAGGTGCATCTACCTCCCAGATTTACAGCAAGAGAGTTCGGGTTCATGTTTTTTGACAAAGATTATGTTTCTAGACACATCAAGTTTAGCAGAGAGGTTGAAGTTAGAGATTTTTTGATAACGAGGGTTCCCTCGCATGCTTATTATTCCACTGCTTATTACAAGGTGCCTGACGCAAACAGCATGGATGAAAAACTATGGCTCGGCGCAGACCTTGTTTTTGATCTTGATGCTGACCATGTTCCTTCTGCAAAAGACAAAACATATGAACAGATGCTGGAGAACATAAAAGAAGAACTGAAAAAGCTTGTCAATAATTTTCTTATCTCTGATTTTGGATTGAATGAAAATGCAATAAATATTTTTTTTTCAGGTGGTAGGGGATATCATGTTCATATCAGAAAAGATGATTTTATATCTTTAAAAAGCAAGGAGCGAAGGGAAATTGTCTCATATATACGTGGAAGTGGACTAACGAGATCTGACCTGTTTTCAGAGCATGTTAAAAATAAAAAGGGAGAAAAAAGCATTTCTTTTGTTTCCATGTCTGAATACGGCTGGAGCGGTAAATTTGCAAAACAATCCAGAGAATATCTTAAATCTCTTCTGTCAGATTATGAATCTGGAAATATAGAAAAAATAAAAGATCAGATTTCTGAACACCCGGAAATTTCAGACCCGGCAGTTAAGGAACTGTTTGAAGACAATGGAAAAAAAGTAAAAATGATCTTGAATACTGGCTCATTTGATGTCTTAAGCTACAAGACTGCAAAATTTTTATCGGACCTGCTGGAAACAAAAGTGTTTGCTAGCATGAAAGGCGAGATAGACGAACCGGTCACTACTGATATACACAGGCTTATAAGATTGCCAGGCTCATTGCACGGAAAGACTGGATTTGTGGTAACTGCTGTTAAATATAAAGATTTAGATAGCTTTGAGCCGCTTGTCGATGCTATAGCACCCGTTTTCATAAACAGATATATGAAAATCAGGATGTTACAGCCTTTGCAAATCAAGATTAATGATGAAAATTTTGATCTTAAAGAATCTGAGATAATCGATGCACCTGTATACCTTGCAGTATTCTGTGCTTTAAGAAACATTGCAGAAATTGTTTAA
- a CDS encoding DUF169 domain-containing protein: MVSEDFLVISKNVVESVEKIRAALGIDKEAVGVKYTDEPPATTLDEGKYAVCGGILEATNGKVIMLSSETCSCPGGKSHLGLSERREVPLKMLVEGEKLWCDVKTATRSFIESEKIAKPPLGIARKVYLYPVTKAVFVPDLIIFLVNAEQVSRLVTLAQFWDGKTPSFEMRGSLCWSSITYPLVSGNFNVTAGDISARRMAGFDKNIMFATVPLEKVQGIANAIDKSTAGTAKQSREFSRMTEQIRTK; this comes from the coding sequence ATGGTTAGTGAAGATTTTCTTGTTATTTCTAAGAATGTTGTGGAGTCGGTTGAAAAAATAAGAGCTGCGCTGGGCATAGACAAAGAAGCGGTAGGTGTAAAGTACACGGATGAGCCTCCTGCAACTACGTTAGATGAGGGCAAATATGCAGTGTGTGGTGGCATCTTAGAGGCTACTAATGGCAAAGTGATAATGCTCTCATCAGAAACCTGTTCTTGCCCCGGTGGAAAATCTCATCTTGGACTTTCTGAAAGAAGAGAAGTGCCACTCAAGATGCTTGTTGAAGGTGAAAAGCTCTGGTGCGATGTCAAAACTGCGACAAGGTCATTTATTGAATCTGAGAAAATTGCTAAACCGCCTCTCGGCATCGCCCGCAAGGTATATCTGTATCCGGTTACCAAAGCCGTCTTTGTGCCCGATTTAATAATCTTTCTCGTGAACGCAGAGCAGGTTTCAAGGCTTGTCACACTGGCTCAGTTCTGGGATGGAAAGACTCCTTCGTTCGAGATGAGAGGTTCGCTTTGCTGGAGCAGCATAACTTACCCACTTGTGTCAGGTAACTTCAACGTTACTGCTGGTGACATAAGCGCAAGAAGAATGGCGGGATTTGACAAGAATATAATGTTTGCCACAGTTCCACTGGAGAAAGTGCAGGGAATTGCCAATGCCATAGATAAAAGTACGGCAGGAACAGCTAAACAATCTCGCGAATTCTCTAGAATGACCGAACAAATAAGAACAAAATAA